GCGCCCGGCCTCGCAGTCCGTCCAATATATTGCCCAAGGCTTCTTGATATGTTTTAAATATGGCGCATGGAGCTGCGACACATCCGCTACTTCCTGGCCGTGGCCGAGGAGAGGAACTTCACACGCGCCGCGGCGAGGCTCGGCATCAGCCAGCCGCCGCTCAGCCAGCAGATCCGCGACCTCGAGGCGGAGGTCGGCGCTGAACTCTTCATGCGCGTGCCGCAAGGCGCTGAGCTGACCGAGGCGGGCCGGGCCTTTCGCGATACCGTGCAGAGCTTGCCCATGCAGGCGGAGCGGGCCCTGCGCAGCGCGCGCAGGGCGGCGCGCGGCGAGACCGGCGTGCTGCGCCTGGGCTTCACCGGGGCCGCGTCCTTCAATCCCGCGGTCACCTCGGTCATCAGCGCCTTCCGCAGCGCCTATCCAGACGTGGAACTCTCCCTCGAAGAGGCCAACACCACGCGCCTGGCCGCCGCGCTTTCCCGGGGCGACCTGGACGCGGCCTTCCTGCGCCCGGTCTCGGCCACGGGCGGCGAGCTCGACATCTGCCCCATCGCCATGGAGCCCATGCTCGCGGTCGTTCCGACGGGCCACGCGGCCGCGGGAGACGAAAAGCTCGATCTCAGACGCCTCGAATACGACCCGTTCATCCTCACGCCCAGGCCAGTGGGGCTGAGCCTTTTTGACACGGTCGTTTCGGCCTGCCGCTCGGCCGGCTTCGAGCCGATCTTCGGCCAGTCCGCCCCGCAGATAAGCTCGGTGGTCAATTTCGTGGCCGCGCAGATGGGCGTCTCGCTGGTGCCCGCGTGCATGCGGGCGCTCAGCGTTCCCGGCGTGGTCTACCGCGAGCTCGCGGGGCAGGCGCCGGTGACCCGCCTGGCCTTGGCCTGGCGCCGCACGGGCGCCACTCCCCTGGCGCGCAACTTCGCGGCCGCCGCGAGAGAGTGACGCTCCCGCAGCGCCGAAAGGCGCGAAAGAAGGACTTCGGAAGAATTTGCAGGAATGTTCGGACGCCTTCAGGGCGCCGAGGTTGGATCGGAGCCGCAGCGAAGGTCGAGACTTCGGGCGA
The DNA window shown above is from Desulfovibrio sp. X2 and carries:
- a CDS encoding LysR family transcriptional regulator encodes the protein MELRHIRYFLAVAEERNFTRAAARLGISQPPLSQQIRDLEAEVGAELFMRVPQGAELTEAGRAFRDTVQSLPMQAERALRSARRAARGETGVLRLGFTGAASFNPAVTSVISAFRSAYPDVELSLEEANTTRLAAALSRGDLDAAFLRPVSATGGELDICPIAMEPMLAVVPTGHAAAGDEKLDLRRLEYDPFILTPRPVGLSLFDTVVSACRSAGFEPIFGQSAPQISSVVNFVAAQMGVSLVPACMRALSVPGVVYRELAGQAPVTRLALAWRRTGATPLARNFAAAARE